DNA sequence from the Myxosarcina sp. GI1 genome:
TACTTACTAGTTTTATGCTGAACAATGCCCCTATCTTTGTTAATGGTTTTCAACGTGGAGGTACTTCTTTAGTAATCGATCTATTGCTATCTCATCCCGATGTCTGTGGAATTGGCGGTGAAACCCATCAAATGTTTTTTGGCAAAGGTATAGCTAAGACTCAAAGTCCGCTAGTTAAATGGAGCAATCGATTTTTAAAACCATTTTGGGCACCCGTGCTAATTACGGCACGACAAAATACGTTTTCGACTATTTGCTTGCAAAAAAGAAACCAGCTTCCTTATCTAACCCGCCTTTATGTCGATTACCTGTTTTACTGGCATAAATTGAATGCGGAAATGAATCAATACAAATCGGAAAACGTTAAATATACCGAATCCGAACTCAAAGCGTCTCGTTTATTAGCCAAAAACTTAGATGGAGTCGTCTTAGCGACAGACGTGCTAGAAAAAATGTATCCAGATGCAACCTATATCGCTTTGATACGGAATGGTTTTGCTATTTGCGAAGGGTTTGTGCGTCGGGGTTACAGTGCCGAGTACTGCGGCAAAATGTACCAGACAGTATGTCAAAAAATGATTCGAGATGCCGAGCGTCTAAAAAATTATCATTTAGTAAAATTTGAAGATTTGCTCGCCGACCATATTTCTTTTACCAAGAAGATTTACGAATACGCTAATTTAGATTTCGATCGCCTGATCGAATTTAGAATGTATACCAAAAAAAGTATGGGCAAAGACGGAACTTATCGCCATACGATGGGAGAACGAGATTATCAACTATTTTGGCTGAATACAGCAGAATTAAACGCTTTTTTACGTAAAGATGTTAATCTCAATCAGGTTCAAAATTTGAGTACGGAGGATAGAGAAACGTTCTTAAATTATGCCGAACCTTCGCTAAAATACTTTGGCTATTTGTAGTAGAGCGATCCGTAGGCTACGCGGTTGCGGAGCAAGTCCGCAGGACTCAGCGTAATCGCTCTAAAATGTATTATTTGAGATAACTTAAGAGAACAATTATTAAGAAAGGCTGAAGCAGAAGCTTCAGCCTACTAGCAAAATAACTTTAATTGAATCTAACTACTCAGACCTTAAGATTTTAGGTCAAAGCGATCGAGGTTCATCACTTTGTCCCAAACTGCTACAAAGTCATGTACGAATTTTTGCTCTGAATCTTTACATCCGTAGACTTCCGCGATCGCTCTTAGCTGAGAGTTTGAACCGAAGATGAGATCGACACGGGTGCCAGTCCACTTAAGTTCGCCAGTTTTGCGATCGCTTCCCTCAAATACGTCTTCTGCCTCAGAAACCGCCTTCCAGGTCGTACCCAGATCGAGCAGGTTCATAAAGAAGTCATTAGTCAACGTTTCTGATTGCTGGGTGAAGACACCGTGTTTGGAGTCGCCGACGTTGGTACCCAGAACCCGCAGACCGCCAATAAGAACCGTCATCTCTGGTGCGCTCAACGTTAACAACTGCGAGCGATCCACCAGTAACTCTTCTGCTGACAAGGTATGCTCGCCTCTTATGTAATTGCGGAACCCATCAGCCTTTGGTTCGAGTGGGGCGAAGGACTCCACATCGGTTTTCTCTTGCGACGCATCCATGCGTCCTGGCGTAAAGGGTACCTTCACGTCATGACCTGCTTTTTTCGCCGCTTGCTCGATGCCCGCACAGCCGCCTAAAACGATTAGGTCGGCGAGAGAAACCTTCTTCCCACCAGACTGCGAACTGTTAAACTCGTTTTGGATTCCTTCTAAGGTTTGTAGCACCTTCGCCAATTGCTCTGGTTGGTTGACCTCCCAATCTTTCTGTGGCGCGAGGCGAATACGCGCTCCGTT
Encoded proteins:
- a CDS encoding sulfotransferase — translated: MLNNAPIFVNGFQRGGTSLVIDLLLSHPDVCGIGGETHQMFFGKGIAKTQSPLVKWSNRFLKPFWAPVLITARQNTFSTICLQKRNQLPYLTRLYVDYLFYWHKLNAEMNQYKSENVKYTESELKASRLLAKNLDGVVLATDVLEKMYPDATYIALIRNGFAICEGFVRRGYSAEYCGKMYQTVCQKMIRDAERLKNYHLVKFEDLLADHISFTKKIYEYANLDFDRLIEFRMYTKKSMGKDGTYRHTMGERDYQLFWLNTAELNAFLRKDVNLNQVQNLSTEDRETFLNYAEPSLKYFGYL